A portion of the Tenacibaculum todarodis genome contains these proteins:
- a CDS encoding 2Fe-2S iron-sulfur cluster-binding protein yields the protein MKDITIKITDREGKLHEIQAPTDMAMNLMEVVRSYELAPEGTIGICGGMAMCASCQCYVKSDHELQEMGVDEDMMLAEAFHVEDNSRLGCQIQITPEMDGLEVELAPES from the coding sequence ATGAAAGACATCACAATAAAAATAACCGACCGAGAAGGAAAACTCCATGAAATTCAAGCGCCCACAGATATGGCAATGAATTTAATGGAAGTTGTACGTTCTTATGAATTGGCTCCAGAAGGAACAATTGGTATTTGTGGCGGAATGGCAATGTGTGCATCTTGCCAATGTTATGTAAAATCTGACCATGAGTTACAAGAAATGGGTGTTGATGAAGACATGATGTTAGCAGAAGCATTTCATGTAGAAGACAATAGCAGATTAGGTTGTCAAATACAAATAACACCAGAAATGGACGGATTAGAAGTAGAATTAGCTCCGGAAAGTTAA
- a CDS encoding homogentisate 1,2-dioxygenase, producing the protein MPFYHKLGNIPPKRHTQFRKKDGSLYYEQLFGTIGFDGMSTNSYHEHRPTMVKEIRKQYSVKPKIAKANNIQSYRFRGFQVPPENDYLESRKVVLTNSDCNIILAAPKQSTKDYFYKNTDADEVIFIHKGTGKLRTHLGNIDFKYGDYLVIPRGIIYKLDFDDENNRLFIVESYSPVYTPKRYRNWFGQLLEHSPFCERDLRRPYELETNNELGDFLIKVKKQGEIIEMVYASHPFDVVGYDGYNFPYAFSIHDFEPITGRIHQPPPVHQTFETNTFVICSFVPRLYDYHPNSIPAPYNHSNIDSDEVLYYVDGDFMSRNDIDQGHISLHPAGIPHGPHPGTTEKSIGKTKTEELAVMVDTFKPLMVTEEAMKIADEDYYKSWLE; encoded by the coding sequence ATGCCTTTTTATCATAAATTAGGAAACATTCCACCCAAAAGACACACACAATTTCGTAAAAAAGACGGAAGTTTATACTACGAGCAATTGTTTGGTACTATTGGTTTCGACGGAATGTCTACCAACTCATATCACGAGCACAGACCAACAATGGTCAAAGAAATTAGAAAGCAATATTCAGTAAAACCGAAAATAGCCAAAGCAAATAATATTCAATCTTACAGATTTCGCGGATTTCAAGTGCCGCCCGAAAACGATTATTTAGAAAGCAGAAAAGTTGTTTTAACAAATTCCGATTGTAATATTATTCTGGCGGCCCCAAAACAATCTACCAAAGATTATTTTTATAAAAATACCGATGCAGATGAGGTAATTTTTATCCATAAAGGAACAGGAAAATTAAGAACACATCTTGGAAACATCGATTTTAAATACGGAGATTATTTGGTAATTCCACGTGGAATTATCTATAAATTAGATTTCGATGATGAGAACAACAGATTATTTATTGTTGAGTCATATTCGCCAGTTTACACACCAAAACGTTACAGAAACTGGTTTGGTCAATTATTAGAACACTCGCCTTTTTGTGAGCGCGATTTAAGAAGACCTTACGAATTAGAAACAAATAATGAATTAGGAGATTTCTTAATCAAAGTTAAAAAACAAGGAGAAATCATAGAAATGGTGTATGCTTCGCATCCTTTTGATGTTGTGGGTTATGACGGATATAACTTTCCGTATGCATTTTCAATTCACGATTTTGAACCAATAACAGGTCGTATTCATCAACCGCCACCAGTGCACCAAACTTTTGAGACAAATACCTTTGTAATTTGCAGTTTTGTACCGCGTTTGTACGATTATCATCCAAATTCAATTCCTGCGCCATACAACCATAGTAATATAGATTCAGACGAGGTTTTATACTATGTAGATGGCGATTTTATGAGTAGAAACGACATCGATCAAGGTCATATTTCCTTGCATCCAGCCGGAATTCCTCATGGTCCACACCCAGGAACTACAGAAAAAAGTATTGGGAAAACAAAAACCGAAGAATTGGCAGTTATGGTAGACACTTTTAAACCTTTAATGGTTACAGAAGAAGCCATGAAAATTGCCGATGAAGATTATTATAAATCTTGGTTGGAGTAA
- a CDS encoding four helix bundle protein, which translates to MAIQKFEDIIVWQKSQDFSVAIYNEFKNNKDFSFNNQIKRASVSISNNIAEGFDRSSNPDFKRFLYFSLASNSEVRSMLYLAVRLNFIPELSAKKLINNSNEIARMIFGLIKSLK; encoded by the coding sequence TTTGAAGACATTATTGTTTGGCAAAAATCTCAAGATTTTTCAGTTGCAATTTATAATGAGTTTAAAAACAATAAAGATTTTTCTTTTAATAATCAGATAAAAAGAGCTTCAGTTTCTATTTCAAATAATATTGCTGAAGGTTTTGATAGAAGTTCAAATCCAGATTTCAAAAGGTTTCTTTATTTTTCGTTAGCATCAAATAGTGAAGTCCGTTCTATGCTTTATTTAGCCGTAAGATTAAATTTTATACCTGAATTATCAGCCAAAAAATTAATTAATAATTCAAATGAAATTGCAAGAATGATTTTTGGTTTAATCAAATCTTTAAAGTAA